In Anoplopoma fimbria isolate UVic2021 breed Golden Eagle Sablefish chromosome 7, Afim_UVic_2022, whole genome shotgun sequence, the DNA window ATGGGGGACTGCACCCTAGACTTCTACTCCTTCATCACTGTCACGTCTGCAATGTAATCCtatactgccatctagtggctgCATGGCAACACTACCCTCCCCTCTGTGCAGTGCTAGCTGGATTGTGCAACAGTTAAGAATGTGGATGCACTAGTTTCAGCTCTGCATCTCCTGTGCTGTTAGAATCCTGGGGGTGTAGCCTACCTGTGTATGTGCACACCTGCCAATCACAGCGATCTGTGTTTAGTGTATTTGCACAAGTGAATCAGGGTAAAACCAATAGCAATTCATAAATAACATATGCCAAAGCAAGACACTGGAGTCCATTTGAGAGAGACTCATTGGGATTCCAAACTGAATATCAGTGAATAAAATGCAAACACTTAGAATAGAATACAGTACAATGTTGAAGTGAAATTAATTCGCAGTACACCTCCATGCTGACTTCGTATGTTTATGTATTGGCTGTTTTTGTTTCGCTCATCATGTgatacaataattaaaataattccaTTTGATGTCAAAAGTTCTTGATCTGAAAACTCATCCCAGCTTTAGATGTGTTGATCTGATTTGGTAGGTCTAAAGGGGTTAAGTTGACTCTGACCTCCACGTGGAAGaaggatggaaaaaaataaaatgtgtttataatcaCAAACAAAGTAGCCTTTTTCTTCCTGAGCACAGTGATTGGATCTATTCATGAGAAGTTTgtataaagggaaaaaaatgtgtgtaaaaaaatgtgcaatgaACGGGCAGAAACGTAGTAAATACAAATTAACTCATGAATGGGGCTATCTGGTCAAGGcccaggggcccaaagtgtaGACCTCCCAGGCCTTCAGCTACAAAATGTccttcaaagagacacataaccatcaggaagagactgaaaatGACCACAGAGAATCATCAAACGACAAGAGACACATGTCTGTGCCCAGGGGCCCAGGGGCCCGTTGTCACATGGTCCTCCCATGAATGTACTCGGTGGAAGCAGCTCAACAGTTCCCCCCTGTGGGTGGATGACTTCCCAAACTACTGGCTCCATGAAAGAGGCAAAGGAGAGAGGTCTGCATTACCGAGAGCAGTCCTCAAAGAGtccatataaatataataaataaatgtcaggtGAAAGTGTGGTTTGCAGTGTTGAGCCAGGTGTCGGCTGTATGTGGTGAAAACTCTGTACGGTCACACAACAGAGGAAGTTGAGACTGAGAGCAGAACACCGAATTTGTCTCTTCCGCTTATGTTCTTACTATGTATTTGCAGTACTGTACTTGCACTACTTTTTCAAATGCAGGATTTTAAATGTATAGGTCTTTTCAGTTTgcagtttaataataaaaatgatgaataatgAGCTCGGTGTTTTGGTTTTTGCAATCTTGAGGTTCTTGGAGAGATTATTTGAGCTCATTAGTTGACATTTTCTCACGCCCATGCATTATACTGTATACGAGCCTTGTACATTTTCACTCTCCCCCAAGGCCACAACAGTTTCAATGATACATGCTAACATTATACTGACTTCCTCTCCAGaggtctgtgtctgtctgacaAGAAGTGGAGAGACACAAATATTATAAACAGCTCAAGGTCACTTGTGCAGATGCACACAACTAGTTTGCGTAcgcattttcttcttttacctGGTGACCCATTTGGTTTTGGCGCAATAGTGACTTCCTATGTGTGTGAAGTGTATGTTTAAATGACCGTGTGTGTACGGGTGTGTGTTGGACTGTCTGTGCTTACTCAACTGTAAGTTTCAGACATGTTCGCTAAataattcaggttttttttaagtcttgttGCCATGGTTGTCTGAAACgactgcacatacacacacacacacacacacacacacacacacacacacacacacacacacacacacacacacacacacacacacaaacatacacatacaccaATATGAGCATGTTGACAGATGTGAACACCCCCATACACACtccaaaggagagagagagagacggacattATGAAttcactccctctctttacCTCCCCCTTGACTTCACACtcctattattattaaaactctTCTTATTTACCAGCCTCGCCGGGGTGTGGGGTTCCCCGCTGTGGCAACACAATGGACGGACTGTGGAAAAACTGGGACTGGTTTCCTGTTAATGGAACACTTCCAGTAGTTTTTTAATCTCTCTTAAATATTAAGGACGAAAGGAAAAAGTTAAAATTCCAAAACTGAACccaaactagaaaaaaaaaacagctgctctGGTTGCTTTCCATGTACAGAGTGTAACCTtggaagagaaaacatttagcaAACATGGAATTTatacaataatatttttttggaaCACTGTGAATTgcaaggttatttttttttatacactgTGAAAAGTAGGTGTGAAATTGTGTCTGTATATATGCCAAACATTCCATAGGAGACAAAATTGGGCCCCTAAAGCCAAACAATTTAAGAACAATGCACTGCAAGCCTAGTATGTCTTCTATAGTGTGTAATGGTGTGAAAGGTGAGTCTTAAAACGAGGACATTGGGCTCCAGGGGGCCACATGCGACAGATAAAGGAAAGAGGGGGTGTATGTGAGAAGGAAACgagactttcttttcttttttttctagcaGCGCTACGTCGGATGCGCGCACGTACATCTCGTGGGGaccgagagacagagagagagagagagagagagagagagagagagagagagagagagagagagagagagagagagagagagagagagagagagagagagagagagacagagagagagagagatagagagagagacagagagagagagagagagagacagagagagagagagagagagagagagagagagagagagagagagacagagagagagagagagagagagagagagagagagagagagagagagagagacagagagagagacagagagagagagagagagagagagagagagagacagagagagagacagagagagagagagacgtgtgATTTCTCTTTGTACTGAATGAAGAGTTGAAGCCGGCTCTGCTTCTGCtcacctctctctttttatataaGCGGAGTTTGCATGCTGTAAATAGCCCGATAAGCCGGTTTACACTTCACGTTTCACCGTCGGTCCcgtctgtttgtgtggaagcGTCCGGCCTCAGCCAATGTCCCTTTAAGCGATTctggacaacaacaaaaaaaaaaaaaaaaaaaaaagcatcctcAGGTCCAGCGCTGTTTTCTTCGTGGGGTTTTCCAAGTCCAAGATTTTTTTCCAGTGCGGAACACATCGAGCAGCCCGCTTCCACACTTCCCCGCCGCCGTCGCCGCTTCCACACTTCCACACCTCCGGGGGTGgggggacatttttttttttttttttaatatatatttttttctttttaaaaacccGAGCGACAATGGCTGCTGTAACAAGCCCGGAGACGAGCCCTCAGCCCCGGGTATATTTCCAGACGCCGTCCGGCACCACGGAGGAACCGGAGATACCCGTTCGGAAGCAGGGACGCGTCACCGTCAAATACGACCGTAAGGAGCTGAGGAAGAGACTGAACCTGGAGGAGTGGATTATCGACCAGCTAACGGACCTGTACGACTGTGAGGTAAATACCCCAACAATATAACCGGTCTCCAAAGCGATCGATCAGGCGGCTCTGCTCAGTAATAGAGGCTCTATAAATCAGTTTATCAGCTCTCAGTCCTAAAGCAAACTGTTGATAAAGAAACACTAATAGGCCCCTTTGTCGCTGCTTTTGGCCTAGCCTCGCCGCTCTATGACCTATAGTATCTGTGCCACATGCAGGAAGATGAGGTAATGGAGATGGCAAATAAGGAGTGTGAGGAAACTGAACATTATGGctacatgaaacaaacaaaacatgtcagACATTATAACAATCAGTGGTTTAACTTCAGTCCCCCTCACCCACCCACAGGTAGGCTAAATGTAGCTGATACAGCTTTATAGCCTTATCATGAAATAAGACAGTAATAAGACTTTGCTGTTCtctcttctgattggctgaagcTGTTTTAAGGCACACCTGTGAATTCATTTAATAAAGTCTTGATAGCGTACTTGAAATCATAGTTGTGTAGTTAAATACATTGTTCAGCTCTTTTTgggctggaaaaaaaataaatataattttcagAAAATCCAATAATAGGATATCCAAAATGGAAATTGTGAAATTAACAGACTTTTTGCGTGGCTGTGTCTGTGGTTTATCCAGAAGGTGACCCCTGGTGCATTCCCCCTCCCTCATGGCTCATCTATTCTAATTGCAAACTTTAAATCAAAGTGAAAGGTAGGCGGCTGTGAGGGAGATACCTTCTTCAAGCAAATGAGGTGATACTGATGAGTCTGGGTGGAGAGGTCCAGCCATGCGTCTTGTCAGGGGGGGCCCTTATAATGACCCCCCCTGGCTGTCATAATGACTGAGCACAATCACACCAGAGTCCCTCTGCACCATCACACACCAAACCATTGGTCATGGTGACACAAGGAGAGCCGTGCGGTGCTAATGCAACCTGgcggcggctgtggtgtagctGCTGGCGTCAGTAGTTGGTAAGCTCATGTCGACTCTACTGAGCTGGCATTGACCCACATTCTATTCCTAGTAGCGTGAGGAATACAACGACTTAACAGGTTTGGAGAATTCCTGGTTGGCTATAGCTGAGAAAAGACAATTCACACATATTACCACAAGGTCAGGCTGGTATGGGGATAAAAAGTTGTCTTGTTGCAGACAGGTTGGCATTTAACAACAGCCTCTTCAGGAGGTCTGGCTGTCTCCACATGTACACCTTGAAGTCCAAAATCCAATCCACTGACAAACTATAACTTATTGTTACTATGTTGTTCCAACAAGAGTATAAATGCACTCGAGGAGGGTTGGAAACTGATACCTCTCTTATGTGAAAACCAGACTGCATCCTACTTTCATGGAGATTTTAACGGCGGTTACAGGGATATCCCGTGACATGagggtaataataataaagtagcAGGGATACTACAGAGACTCACATGCCAGCAGAGGCGATTAAATGGCCTGGAGAGgattttaaaatcaatgtgCTGTGATTGTGTGCCAATGATTCATATGCTATGGATTAAAAACCttgaagagtaaaaaaaaaaagcacatttacagGAGGATTTTTTTGCTGTACTGTTCTGGAAAGACAGTGTACAAGGTTACATCCATCTCTCATTCACTACTCCACTCAGTCTTTCAGTCAGGCAAGTTTTAATGCAATCATGCTTTTGTTCATCttgttgtaaattatttttattttattttatttttttgctcagATAGGGTCACAAAGAGCCCAAAAAGCCTCACAAATGGTTGTCGCAGTGACAGTGAGACTGGGACTGTAATGATTTATTACTGTCAGATCACAGGAGATGggatattgatttatttcacattttatggaCACATATCACTCATTCATCTCTAAtgttgatgccttttttttatgctttccatccatccacagtGTTTCCCCCGTTTTTTCATTGTCCTGATCCCGTCTCTGCCTCGGCTGTTAGACAACAAAGAGAGTAATTTACAGTCGGTTCACTGATGGAGACACATTGGGCTCATTTAGACGGGGAGCTGGGGAGCACGTGCTACTAAACAGTGTAACTGGAGAGGCAGCTTTAGCCGGTCAGGGAGCAGACTGGGAGAACCCTGTTCACTGGCAAAAGATATGGAGCGAGTTACTCCTTTTCTTCCACCTCCCTGCATCCCTCCTTTGCTCGCTCCTTTTCTTGCCGTGTCCGTCTTTTTGTTCTGATTCATAGCGTGATCGGTATTTTAATATTCCCCTCATCATTATTTCCAATCtccctttattttctctcctgtcTTGGATGGATATTTCTGCTAATAACGAAACCGGCATGGAGTTTGTTCAACAGGGAATTCTTAATGAGCTATTTTCCCCATTCATATAATCCCTTTAAACATGCTACAAGCATTCAGCCATGTCATTTCTGCCAACCAGCTTGTCAGATATTCATCCAGCCACTTAGTCAGTCTATCAGTCAGAGTTGCTGTTGGTACTAGTGAGGAGCCGAGCCTTAATATGATGCCATGGCAACGCTGGCTTAAATGTTTACGTTGGTTAACcatgcagtgtaaaaaaaaaaaaaaggttgtgtcCATAGTTTAGAAGAAAAGCTTGCTTAAAATCATAATTTCCCAAAAGCCCctgatttcattattttctttcaatccAGGATTATAATTAGAGCCGTTCAGTTAGTATATTAATGTGGCATTTGCTTTGTTGAAGAAACACTCCCTGGTTTTGATAGGGTGCCCAATAGAGCGGTGAGTCCCAGTGGTAGTGAAGGGGTTGTTTGAGTTCATCTGATAGGGCTCTGGGGGTACATTAGACAACAAAGATCGGGAACCACACTGCAATAGAACCTCCAAATTGTCCAAATCCCACTCATCTCACAGTTTATGTTATAAACCCAACTGTAAACCTTGTTAGGTTGAAAATATAAACACTGAACTGGCAGGAAGTGTGTGGATTTAAGGTGGTTACTGGGTGTTTCTTTAAGGATAGATGCCTTTTAcactgtctttgttgttattgcCCCTCCACTCTATTACTGGCTCTGTATATAAGTGAGTTTAGGCACACTCTAGGGAAAGGGAAAGTGGTCGGTTCCACTCGAGTCCAGAACCCCACtcctagtaaaaaaaaaatgatagaatTTCTCACCAGCCTTCGTATCATTTCCATGGCAACTGTGCTGTTAAATGTGAATTTGTCAGTAAAGACTTGTGCTGCCTCAGCttgctttgttttctgctgGTAGTACGCTGGAGCTGACCAGTAGCTACATAGTTAACAGTGGGGCGAGTGGGCGGTCCAATCCCCAAACTCCAGAGCCCTAcgtggccacacacacacacacacacacacacacacacacacacacacacacacacacacacacacacacacacacacacacataaacacagatggGGATACAAGTGAGAACAGAGGCAGGATTGGTGAGCAGGAATGCAATAATCGggggaagagaaggaaaaacaactgGAGGGGATGgcaagaggagaaggaaaaagtaGTAGGAGGAGGCAGGGAtgtcagagagggagaaagggttTTTTCTAACATGTGTCCTCTGCTATTGCTGTAAAATAATAGCAGTGCCTAAAGTCCCCTTTTTTCACTGCAGCTGCGTTTTGATCCGTCACTAAAATCAATCCAGTGACAATAAATGAACCTCACTCAAACACTTATCATTGAACAGTACAGTTAAGGGAGTTTGTAAATGGATCATTTTCAGTCTGCAACAACAGCCAATTAAAGAGGACATTAAgggcaataaaaacacaacatgcgtCCTGGTATGTCTGTTTAAGTCATGCTGTCTAGcagacacacatgaacaaaaacacacacaacatttgcTTAAACCTCATCCTTAAAGGTCTGAATACCAATCAGCATTACCCTGTTTCACTCCGTGTGCGTAAGAGGGTGACTACAAAGAGTGCTTGTTACACAGCGGGAGTGAAAGACTCCAGTGTGTCTttgtaacccccccccacacacacacacacacacacacacacacacacacacacacacacatagcttcGTGTTAATAGCTTACATGTGGTTCTACGTGTTGAACAGTCATTTTCCTGTTTGATCTGGGGTGAGTCAGCATGTACTCTAGCCTGACCCACTGACTGACCATGTgagccttttattttttctctaagACGCTGAGTTAATAAATCAACCAAGCTAGAGAGGACATTGTGATTGGGGGGTGACCAAGCGTGTGTTTTGGTGAGAGTGCGAGTACGATCGGAAGGAAGTAAAGAATGCCAGGCGAGCGGAGGCCTGgatgaagaaagagagggatgtagagagagaaaagaatgaGGGATGTGAGTCATCCAGGGGAATGTAGATGCATGTTATCAAAGGAAGTGTGTGAGAGTCATACACATACAGTTCATAGGAAAATAATAGACAACATTAGCACACAACTTTCCCCCAAAATTGCAATCAATGCACACACCTgttgagtcacacacacaccccgctTGACTGTCCAGCTTAGTTTAACCACATCTGCAGAATTGGCACATTTTGGCTGTGAATCACTTTTAAAaggggctgtttttttttatcattttgccTAACGTTTGCTTAATGTTAGGATAAGAGATAAAGGAATGTAATCCAAAAATTTGCGGGGAACAGGTCTGTCAGAAAATGTATCCTTTTGGCTGACAAAAACAGGTTTAACAATCCTCCCTTGTGTGTcatttgtttaacaaaatagTCTGCCTTTAATTTCATGAGTGCGTATGATCATTCTAGACGCTTATCCCTCATCATTTATTCTAATATGTAAGCATGCAGGACTGTAAACAGAAAGCTAGCACCCAGTAacatattgtgtatatatttggGTATACATAACTACaactttctctgtttcttttgcaTCAGACTCTCTGTTGTTTGTCACAACCTCTCGGCCTGTGCTCTGTCATGTGTCAGCCAGCGTAGCCTGCTCATACAGTACTGATTGTCTTAACACCTTTCCACCATGTAAAAACCCCTTCAGTATTATGTTTCAGCACTAGCTAAGCCTGATGAGCTTGTCATTCCATACCCTGTCACACAGGTTGGGCCGTCAGCCGAGTGTAAAAGGTTTACACAAAACCGTTTTACCTTAACGATCACGAGTCAAGCTGGGGCGCATTTTTCAGTTCTATTACCAAACACCTTGCACCAAATCGAATTGCAGGCAGTAACTTGTTTAATGTTGTGGGACAGTTTACAGACTTGAGAGCCAGTTATTCATTCACATTCCTGCTAAACAGCTGTGTATATTCTGGTACACATTTAATAGCCAGCCAGTAAATACTCAGGCCGTTAAGATATTTGCTTCCATAAATATGACGAATGTGATGTAATAGAGTACCCCTTTGCTTTCCTGCTTATTATTTTCAATTAGCTGCAATGTTGTTTCAGACAAGCACTCTCCTTGGTCATAACCAAAGTGCTATTCACTGCCCTTTGATGCATTTTAAGACTGTACATATGCTTTTGATAGCCATTCTGTGAAAACTCTAGCACCCGAGgacgtttttttaaagtgcGAATGGTTGGTTCACAGGCCAGTGTTATCACCATATATGCCTCCAGGGTGTTGTATCTGTAATAATGCTTTTAAATGAGATGCATAtgagtttagatttttttcattggCCTACGTGTTGAGACAATGTTGAAATAATGAAACAAGCCATTGTCCCAATATTTAGCAGTTGCAGCAAGAGTTGGCAGAAGCTTTGGTCTGGAGTCATTATAATCATGAAGTGTCTTTGTAAGCAATGCCAACTGCCTGCAGGTTGAGTGAGGTAACACAGATCCACTCAGGAGTGTATTTTAGTCCCAGGATGTGCATTAGAGAAGACGCCAGTTGAGCTGTTGGTTAACTGCAGGGAAGCACATGTCAGTATATGTCTTTGTTCACTGTGTCtaattgtgttgtgtgtgtaaaaatgtgtttattatagcTTTTTTGCATGCCAATAACAGACTGTACAGGAGCTGCACACAGTGTCCACCCTGTTAATACTGTATATAGAAGTTGATGGCaattttaatattattgtaGCTTTCATAGATGTGCAGTCAGATGGGTTTATAGAAACAGACTGTTCAGC includes these proteins:
- the ppp1r14bb gene encoding protein phosphatase 1, regulatory (inhibitor) subunit 14Bb — protein: MAAVTSPETSPQPRVYFQTPSGTTEEPEIPVRKQGRVTVKYDRKELRKRLNLEEWIIDQLTDLYDCEEEAIPELEIDVDELLDMPSDVERGARVKDLLVECYKPTEDFVSQLLDKIRGMQKLSTPQKK